A region from the Peromyscus maniculatus bairdii isolate BWxNUB_F1_BW_parent chromosome 5, HU_Pman_BW_mat_3.1, whole genome shotgun sequence genome encodes:
- the LOC102926194 gene encoding spermatogenesis-associated protein 31D3-like isoform X4, whose protein sequence is MDSTTVSVTETSLTLSLSLPENPLGHPISDPPYEPSLHSSSIISPHQSAHLEDTLFASPLGDSVLSESIPPVNAKFSLDHDSLHPFTTFPLPQHATQETELLPQPATILSLVGSPRELFTIPTNKGICNSRHAMSEFTQQQTDIDNSFQLEPAHLVNQELLDLHSSESYLWGNITTCLTLPGNLPLSSPDAMVLLERQDGKMSDSFKTLGKTPDSDQQNLAVPHPLGSCKGKLERLHMYQQSPHLRTSEDQLEPQHIQFFWSLPSPHSKSMNSIATVWADSSLTSECFNRFSDSPVLTNHTPLSLPESQPQNLPQTLSPSQSQPVPPAKPQAQLQHSVPVLSPSHLSQLRICGVYFHRPQDKVQPLDPSAIHCLEYNILKKEQERVWGLPTVVKKSQEEFCPPPPKSSLVKQSSKIHVPRSISLGNFLLTSELRKKLEHHLRKRLILQRWGLPKRVHKSLSWMSPRAELPESSSSTSNYGLSWISFFKQQDSKNLHNIVLNEPGSFPARQSREKLLKARRNSLETVQKHQLWSNTKGALANGLQSDCETNLQCHPGSLSGKPSGTSEVSQCQKKLETALQKHLISHLNETNEGHISGTVSRLGHCPLPYTLGIDKEEHEAQRQLPSDNKDGHVKSTYTMTKSVLHQASIGLDNIRLKESEGNRHSPDVPRISTEAGPVPVGKQLDFSKTVQEPQGTQMNDENIFVSNKVSNIVKRGQLSGLQPQPTKILNTSQCKSAQGADGNTTKVQSTLVAGRAQKEISGFQESQTSDCNSQVSREEKFKAESRLPIQALGPPNDMLPASEKFTYKPLLMHDQSPSSGPMNASQVQWVHLSTTGLSVEQQQEPWVHSYVLDKCHNKDFPPSAKKAYPLACKTEEFGAGDTSIDQKK, encoded by the coding sequence ATGGATTCCACTACAGTTTCTGTGACTGAGACCTCACTGACTCTGTCCCTTTCCCTCCCAGAAAATCCTCTAGGACATCCAATTTCGGACCCTCCATATGAGCCTTCTCTACATTCTTCCTCCATTATTTCACCTCACCAGAGTGCCCACTTAGAAGACACACTTTTTGCCTCACCACTGGGTGACTCTGTACTATCAGAATCTATTCCTCCTGTGAATGCTAAATTCTCTCTGGACCATGATTCTCTCCATCCATTTACCACTTTCCCTCTTCCACAACATGCCACTCAGGAAACAGAATTGCTTCCTCAACCAGCAACCATTCTGTCTCTGGTGGGCAGCCCTAGGGAGCTGTTCACTATCCCAACAAACAAAGGCATTTGCAATTCAAGGCATGCAATGTCAGAATTTACTCAGCAGCAGACTGATATTGACAACTCTTTCCAATTGGAGCCAGCACATTTGGTTAACCAAGAGCTTCTTGACCTCCATTCTTCTGAATCCTACTTATGGGGAAACATCACAACCTGCCTTACATTACCCGGAAACCTTCCCCTTTCCAGCCCTGATGCCATGGTACTACTTGAGAGGCAAGATGGAAAGATGTCTGATTCATTTAAAACTTTGGGGAAGACCCCAGATTCTGatcagcagaacttggcagttccCCATCCTTTGGGGAGCTGCAAAGGTAAACTAGAGAGACTTCACATGTACCAGCAGTCCCCCCATCTCAGAACTTCTGAAGACCAGTTAGAGCCTCAACACATCCAGTTCTTCTGGAGCCTCCCCTCTCCACACAGCAAGTCCATGAACTCCATTGCTACTGTGTGGGCTGACAGTTCCCTGACCTCTGAGTGCTTCAACAGATTCTCAGATTCCCCAGTGCTTACCAACCACACACCTTTATCCTTGCCTGAGAGTCAACCACAGAACTTGCCCCAAACTCTGTCCCCATCTCAGTCTCAGCCTGTCCCTCCAGCCAAGCCCCAGGCCCAGCTTCAACACTCAGTTCCTGTGCTGTCACCTTCTCATCTTTCCCAGCTTAGAATCTGTGGGGTGTATTTTCACAGACCCCAGGATAAGGTACAACCTCTTGATCCATCTGCAATCCACTGTCTGGAATACAACATCTTGAAAAAGGAACAGGAGAGGGTGTGGGGTTTACCTACTGTAGTAAAAAAATCCCAGGAAGAATTTTGTCCCCCACCTCCCAAATCCTCATTGGTCAAGCAGTCTTCCAAGATCCACGTTCCCAGGTCCATCTCTCTTGGAAATTTCCTCCTCACCAGTGAGCTCCGGAAGAAACTTGAGCACCACCTTCGAAAGAGGCTCATACTACAACGTTGGGGCTTGCCCAAGAGGGTCCATAAGTCTCTGTCATGGATGAGTCCTCGGGCAGAACTTCCAGAGTCATCCTCATCTACGAGCAACTACGGGCTTTCGTGGATCTCTTTCTTTAAGCAACAGGACAGCAAAAACCTACACAACATTGTACTGAATGAACCTGGAAGCTTCCCAGCAAGGCAATCAAGGGAGAAACTGTTAAAGGCAAGGAGAAATAGCCTAGAGACTGTTCAAAAACATCAGCTGTGGAGTAATACCAAGGGTGCTCTAGCTAATGGCCTGCAATCTGACTGTGAGACGAACCTACAATGCCACCCAGGCAGTCTGTCAGGCAAACCTTCAGGGACCTCAGAGGTGAGCCAGTGTCAGAAAAAACTTGAAACTGCCCTGCAAAAGCATTTGATCAGTCATCTCAATGAAACCAATGAGGGTCATATATCTGGCACTGTGTCCAGATTGGGGCATTGTCCTCTCCCTTATACCTTAGGTATAGATAAGGAAGAACATGAGGCTCAAAGACAGTTACCCTCTGATAACAAAGATGGACATGTCAAAAGCACATATACAATGACAAAGTCTGTTCTGCATCAGGCATCTATTGGCTTAGACAACATCAGACTGAAAGAGTCAGAGGGCAATAGACATAGCCCAGATGTGCCCAGAATATCCACTGAGGCTGGCCCTGTGCCAGTGGGTAAGCAACTGGATTTCAGCAAAACAGTCCAGGAGCCTCAAGGAACACAGATGAATGACGAAAACATATTTGTATCCAACAAGGTCAGTAACATAGTCAAGAGAGGGCAGCTCAGTGGTCTTCAACCACAACCTACCAAGATCTTGAACACCAGCCAGTGCAAGAGTGCCCAAGGGGCAGATGGGAATACAACAAAAGTACAAAGTACTCTGGTAGCTGGAAGGGCCCAGAAGGAAATATCAGGTTTCCAGGAAAGTCAGACATCTGACTGCAATAGTCAGGTATCTAGGGAGGAGAAATTTAAAGCAGAAAGCAGACTGCCCATCCAAGCTCTAGGGCCCCCAAATGACATGCTCCCTGCCTCAGAGAAATTCACTTACAAACCTTTACTCATGCATGACCAAAGCCCATCCAGTGGACCCATGAATGCTTCTCAGGTACAATGGGTTCACTTGTCCACAACAGGGCTTAGTGTGGAACAGCAACAGGAGCCCTGGGTGCATTCATATGTCTTAGACAAGTGCCATAACAAGGACTTCCCTCCATCTGCCAAGAAAGCATACCCTCTGGCCTGCAAAACAGAAGAATTTGGTGCAGGTGATACTTCCATTGACCAAAAGAAATGA